Proteins co-encoded in one Mycobacterium mantenii genomic window:
- a CDS encoding NAD(P)-dependent oxidoreductase, which yields MTSKPRALVTAPLRGPGFAKLRELADVVYDPWIEQTPPRIYSAEQLAERITGEAAEIVVVESDSVRGPVFEQGVRVIASTRGDPNNVDIAGATAAGIPVLNAPARNADAVAEMTVALLLAATRHLLAADADMRSGNIFRDGSIPYQRFRAAEIAGLTAGLVGLGAVGRATQWRLSGLGLRVIAHDPYNPDARHSLDELLSEADVVSLHAPVTEDTAGMIGAREFAAMRDGVVFLNTARAQLHDTDALVRALAAGKVGAAGLDHFVGERLPADHPLVGMPNVVLTPHIGGATFNTEARQAQMVADDLEALLGGNAPAHIVNPEVLGS from the coding sequence GTGACGTCCAAACCACGCGCCTTGGTGACCGCCCCGCTGCGGGGGCCGGGCTTCGCCAAACTGCGTGAGCTGGCCGACGTGGTGTACGACCCCTGGATCGAGCAGACCCCGCCGCGCATCTACAGCGCCGAGCAGCTGGCCGAGCGGATCACCGGCGAAGCCGCCGAAATCGTGGTGGTGGAAAGCGATTCGGTGCGCGGCCCGGTGTTCGAGCAGGGCGTGCGGGTGATCGCGTCCACCCGCGGCGACCCCAACAACGTCGACATCGCCGGCGCCACGGCCGCCGGCATCCCGGTGCTGAACGCCCCGGCCCGCAACGCCGATGCCGTCGCCGAGATGACGGTCGCCCTGCTGCTGGCCGCCACCCGGCACCTGCTAGCCGCGGACGCGGATATGCGCAGCGGCAACATCTTTCGTGACGGCAGCATCCCGTATCAGCGGTTCCGCGCCGCCGAGATCGCCGGACTCACCGCCGGGCTGGTGGGCCTGGGTGCCGTCGGCCGTGCGACACAATGGCGGCTGTCCGGGCTGGGCCTGCGGGTCATCGCGCACGACCCCTACAACCCCGATGCCCGGCACAGTCTCGACGAGCTGCTGAGCGAGGCCGACGTGGTCTCGCTGCACGCCCCGGTCACCGAAGACACGGCCGGCATGATCGGCGCGCGGGAGTTCGCGGCCATGCGCGACGGCGTGGTCTTCCTCAACACCGCCCGCGCCCAGCTGCACGACACCGATGCCCTGGTCCGCGCCCTGGCCGCGGGCAAGGTGGGCGCCGCCGGGCTGGACCACTTCGTCGGCGAACGGCTACCGGCCGATCACCCGCTGGTCGGCATGCCCAACGTGGTGCTGACGCCGCACATCGGCGGCGCCACCTTCAACACCGAGGCGCGCCAGGCGCAGATGGTGGCCGACGACCTGGAGGCGCTGCTGGGCGGCAACGCCCCCGCACATATCGTCAATCCGGAGGTGCTGGGGTCATGA
- a CDS encoding L-fuculose-phosphate aldolase codes for MKFVDNPETAVLDAAKDMLRRGLVEGTAGNISARRADGGIVITPSSVDYRDMQLDDLVLVDPDGAVLHAAEGRAPSSEMQLHLACYRAFDDVGSVIHSHPVWATMFAIAHQPIPACIDEFAVYCGGDVRCSEYAASGTADVGANAVNALDGRGAALIANHGLVAVGPRPDKVLHITALVERTAQIVWGARALGGPVPIPEDVNRNFASVYGYLRANT; via the coding sequence ATGAAGTTCGTCGACAACCCGGAAACCGCGGTGCTGGACGCCGCCAAGGACATGTTGCGCCGCGGCCTGGTGGAGGGGACGGCCGGCAATATCTCGGCGCGGCGCGCCGACGGCGGCATCGTCATCACGCCGTCGTCGGTGGACTATCGCGACATGCAGCTCGACGACCTGGTGCTCGTCGACCCGGACGGCGCGGTGCTGCACGCCGCCGAGGGCCGGGCACCGTCGTCGGAGATGCAGCTGCACCTGGCCTGCTATCGGGCCTTCGATGACGTCGGCAGCGTCATCCACAGCCATCCGGTGTGGGCGACCATGTTCGCCATTGCGCACCAACCGATTCCGGCGTGTATCGACGAGTTCGCGGTGTACTGCGGTGGGGACGTCCGGTGCAGCGAGTACGCCGCGTCCGGCACCGCCGACGTCGGGGCCAACGCCGTGAATGCGCTCGACGGCCGGGGCGCCGCGCTGATCGCCAACCACGGGCTGGTCGCGGTGGGACCGCGACCCGACAAGGTGCTGCACATCACCGCGCTGGTCGAGCGGACCGCCCAAATCGTCTGGGGTGCACGCGCTCTCGGTGGCCCGGTGCCGATCCCGGAGGACGTCAACCGCAACTTCGCGTCCGTCTACGGCTACCTGCGCGCCAACACCTGA
- a CDS encoding MBL fold metallo-hydrolase: protein MCPVRFGHAGVARVLELQFDLGTCLFPQTPPSGWQHNADLLVPDFFDPSTDQWHIAIQSWVIEVDGLTVVVDTGVGNDRQRPHMPALDHLNTAFLPALRSAGIDPDAVDVVVNTHIHSDHVGWNTMLRNDIWVPTFPNARYLVPAADYRHFAPDGPAARRTPRSEEEAAQQRGDQLVFADSVAPVDAAGQLVQWSDDYQLSRSLRLRPAPGHTPGSSVLWLDAGEPAIFVGDLTHSPLQLRRPADACAFDVDAPAAAVTRRRIFTEAVRAKAAVIPAHYPGRGGATIRAVADRFDVDEWLDFEPL from the coding sequence ATGTGCCCGGTCCGCTTCGGCCACGCGGGCGTGGCCCGAGTGCTGGAACTTCAATTCGACCTGGGGACATGCCTTTTCCCGCAGACGCCGCCGTCAGGTTGGCAACACAATGCCGACCTGCTGGTGCCGGACTTCTTCGACCCCTCGACCGATCAGTGGCACATCGCGATCCAAAGCTGGGTCATCGAGGTCGACGGGCTGACCGTCGTCGTGGACACCGGAGTCGGCAACGACCGCCAACGCCCGCACATGCCGGCTCTGGATCACCTGAACACCGCATTCCTGCCCGCGCTACGGTCCGCGGGCATCGACCCCGACGCCGTCGACGTGGTGGTCAACACTCACATCCACTCCGACCACGTCGGGTGGAACACCATGCTGCGCAACGACATCTGGGTGCCGACGTTTCCCAACGCCCGATACCTGGTGCCGGCCGCCGACTACCGCCACTTCGCGCCCGACGGCCCCGCCGCGCGGCGGACGCCGCGCAGCGAAGAGGAAGCGGCCCAGCAGCGCGGTGACCAGCTGGTGTTCGCCGACAGCGTTGCGCCCGTCGATGCGGCCGGGCAGCTCGTGCAATGGTCGGACGACTATCAGCTGAGCCGGTCACTGCGGCTGCGGCCCGCACCCGGGCACACGCCGGGCTCGTCGGTGCTGTGGCTGGATGCGGGCGAGCCGGCGATCTTCGTCGGCGATCTCACCCACAGCCCGCTGCAGCTGCGCCGGCCCGCCGACGCCTGCGCCTTCGACGTCGACGCGCCAGCCGCCGCGGTCACCCGCCGGCGGATATTCACCGAGGCCGTCCGGGCGAAGGCCGCCGTGATCCCGGCGCATTACCCCGGTCGCGGCGGGGCGACGATCCGCGCCGTCGCCGACCGATTCGACGTCGATGAATGGCTGGATTTCGAGCCACTCTGA
- a CDS encoding NAD(P)H-dependent amine dehydrogenase family protein — MPPYRVVQWSTGNIGRRALGVLLDRDNFDVVGVHAFDPDKVGRDAGVLADRPPIGVAATSDADALIELAPDCVNYMPRAIDYELVLRMLRSGINVVTTGDFLTGTHHPTELPALEEAAQQGQATFLGTGFEPGFINVVAGFLTGACREVHNVKLVETLDCTTYPVWEVWRVLGFGKPPREPVTHIDPATQRYGLGYFETLDMIAAMLGVELESKDAFVEPAVLTRDLNLGWVDFAAGTIGGQRRTYRGQRGGRPVVELAICWTMSDDALDPQWTDPKGFSVVIEGRPRVDATIRFGNPGEDVMTVLMDSTAVAAVNAIPFVCEAQPGVITPIDLPITGSHGALTV, encoded by the coding sequence ATGCCGCCATACCGAGTGGTCCAGTGGTCGACCGGCAACATCGGCCGTCGGGCGCTCGGCGTCCTGCTCGACCGCGACAACTTCGACGTGGTCGGCGTTCACGCATTCGATCCGGACAAGGTGGGCCGCGACGCCGGGGTGCTGGCCGACCGGCCCCCGATCGGTGTGGCCGCAACCTCCGATGCCGACGCGTTGATCGAGCTTGCGCCGGACTGCGTGAACTACATGCCCCGCGCCATCGACTACGAGCTGGTGCTCAGGATGCTGCGCTCGGGCATCAACGTCGTCACGACGGGAGACTTCCTGACCGGCACCCATCACCCAACCGAACTCCCGGCGCTCGAGGAGGCGGCCCAACAGGGCCAGGCCACCTTCCTGGGCACCGGCTTCGAGCCGGGCTTCATCAACGTCGTCGCCGGCTTTCTCACCGGCGCCTGCCGAGAGGTCCACAACGTCAAGCTCGTCGAAACCTTGGACTGCACCACCTATCCCGTATGGGAGGTGTGGCGAGTGCTCGGGTTCGGCAAACCACCCCGCGAGCCGGTGACGCACATCGATCCGGCGACGCAGCGGTACGGCCTCGGCTACTTCGAGACGCTGGACATGATCGCCGCCATGCTCGGCGTCGAACTCGAGTCCAAGGACGCGTTCGTCGAGCCCGCGGTGCTGACCCGGGATCTGAATCTGGGGTGGGTGGACTTCGCGGCCGGCACCATCGGCGGCCAGCGCCGCACCTACCGCGGCCAGCGCGGTGGTCGCCCGGTGGTCGAGCTGGCCATCTGCTGGACCATGAGCGACGACGCGCTCGACCCGCAATGGACCGATCCCAAGGGTTTCAGCGTGGTGATCGAAGGCCGGCCACGCGTCGACGCGACGATCCGGTTCGGCAACCCCGGCGAGGACGTGATGACCGTGTTGATGGACAGCACCGCGGTTGCGGCCGTCAACGCCATACCGTTCGTTTGTGAGGCCCAACCGGGCGTCATCACCCCGATCGACCTGCCCATCACCGGGTCCCACGGCGCGCTGACGGTCTGA
- a CDS encoding zinc-dependent alcohol dehydrogenase, which translates to MKALVFGVPPELVEVPDDANPLTRNLARTPTALRELPDPQLPHEDWVLTRPRLTGICGSDSKQILMDFGEGDGDNAMAALCSFPQVMGHEVVADVVALGPRARGLQVGERVVLNPWLSCGPRGIQPPCPACEVGDYSLCWSFADGDLKPGIHTGVSADVTGGYAELMPAHDSMLFGVPDSIPDEMAMFADPFSVSLHAITRHPPPRSGSALVYGAGSLGLCAVAILRALYPDVAVAVVARFAAQAELARRFGAAKVLAHEPRAALIEELVAWGGGRLHRPLRGLPMAHPGAIDVVYDTIAKPETFELGVRVLRSRGTLVKAGVHAPGRWEWSPLYFKEIALVGSNAFGIEEVDGQRKHAIAHYLDLAGAQRIDLRPMLTHTFGLEQWRDAFGVLANQAESGAVKVAFDQR; encoded by the coding sequence ATGAAGGCGCTGGTCTTCGGCGTGCCACCGGAACTCGTCGAGGTCCCCGATGATGCCAACCCGCTGACCCGCAACCTGGCCCGGACCCCGACCGCGCTGCGCGAATTGCCGGATCCGCAACTGCCGCACGAGGACTGGGTGCTCACCCGGCCGCGGCTGACCGGCATCTGCGGGTCGGATTCCAAGCAGATCCTGATGGATTTCGGTGAGGGCGACGGCGACAACGCCATGGCCGCCCTCTGTTCGTTTCCGCAAGTCATGGGCCACGAAGTGGTCGCCGACGTGGTGGCGCTGGGACCCCGGGCGCGGGGGCTGCAGGTGGGGGAGCGGGTGGTGCTCAACCCGTGGCTGTCGTGCGGACCGCGAGGCATCCAACCGCCTTGTCCCGCTTGTGAAGTCGGCGATTACAGCCTGTGCTGGAGCTTCGCCGACGGCGACCTCAAACCCGGCATCCATACCGGTGTGTCGGCCGACGTGACAGGCGGCTACGCCGAGTTGATGCCCGCCCACGACAGCATGCTGTTCGGGGTTCCGGACTCGATTCCCGACGAGATGGCGATGTTCGCCGACCCGTTCTCGGTGTCCCTGCACGCGATCACCCGCCACCCGCCGCCCCGCTCGGGCTCCGCGCTGGTGTACGGGGCCGGCTCGCTCGGGTTGTGCGCGGTCGCGATCCTGCGGGCGCTGTATCCCGACGTGGCCGTCGCGGTGGTGGCGCGCTTCGCGGCGCAGGCGGAGCTGGCCCGGCGGTTCGGCGCGGCCAAAGTGCTCGCCCACGAACCGCGCGCGGCCCTCATCGAAGAACTCGTCGCCTGGGGCGGTGGCCGGCTGCACCGGCCGCTGCGGGGTCTGCCGATGGCTCACCCCGGCGCCATCGACGTCGTCTACGACACCATCGCCAAGCCCGAGACATTCGAACTCGGGGTCCGGGTGCTGCGCTCGCGGGGGACCTTGGTGAAGGCCGGTGTCCATGCCCCCGGCCGGTGGGAGTGGAGTCCGTTGTACTTCAAGGAGATCGCCCTCGTCGGCTCCAACGCCTTCGGGATCGAGGAGGTCGACGGGCAGCGCAAGCACGCCATCGCCCACTACCTCGATCTGGCCGGTGCTCAGCGGATTGACTTGCGCCCCATGCTCACTCATACGTTCGGGCTGGAGCAGTGGCGCGACGCCTTCGGGGTGCTCGCCAATCAGGCCGAAAGTGGCGCGGTCAAGGTGGCTTTCGACCAGCGCTAG
- a CDS encoding class I SAM-dependent methyltransferase, giving the protein MTSTRYEGDTWDLASSVGVTATMVAAARAMATRADNPLISDPFAEPLVKLVGVDLLSRLATGELDPAELNDVHDGAAGSAGAMSRMADNMAVRTKFFDEFFLDATNAGIKQVVILASGLDARPYRLAWPAGTVVYEVDQPKVIEFKTRSLADLGAAPTAERRVVAVDLREDWPSVLRAAGFDPAQPTAWSAEGLLGYLPPDAQDRLLDTITELSAPGSRLATESAPNPEPGDEEKMKERMQTISERWRTHGFELDMAGLVYLGDRNEAAPYLAARGWRMNSVSIRELFAANGIDPLTDDDVRMGEMLYTSGTLSEK; this is encoded by the coding sequence ATGACTTCCACCAGGTACGAAGGCGACACCTGGGACCTGGCGTCGAGCGTCGGGGTGACCGCGACAATGGTCGCGGCCGCCCGCGCCATGGCTACCCGCGCCGACAACCCACTGATCAGCGACCCCTTCGCCGAGCCGCTGGTCAAGCTAGTCGGCGTGGACCTGCTGTCCCGGCTGGCCACCGGCGAGCTGGATCCCGCCGAGCTGAACGACGTGCACGACGGCGCCGCGGGGTCCGCCGGGGCGATGTCGCGGATGGCCGACAACATGGCGGTCCGCACCAAGTTCTTCGACGAGTTCTTCCTGGACGCGACGAACGCGGGCATCAAGCAGGTCGTGATCCTGGCTTCCGGTCTCGACGCCCGCCCGTACCGGCTCGCGTGGCCGGCCGGGACGGTGGTCTACGAGGTGGACCAGCCGAAGGTCATCGAATTCAAGACCCGCTCGCTGGCCGATCTGGGCGCCGCCCCCACCGCCGAGCGCCGAGTGGTGGCCGTCGATCTGCGCGAGGACTGGCCCTCCGTGCTGCGCGCCGCCGGGTTCGATCCGGCCCAGCCGACCGCGTGGAGCGCCGAGGGCCTGCTCGGCTACCTGCCGCCCGACGCGCAGGATCGCCTGCTGGACACCATCACCGAGCTCAGCGCGCCGGGCAGCCGGCTCGCCACCGAAAGTGCGCCCAACCCCGAGCCCGGCGACGAGGAGAAGATGAAGGAGCGCATGCAGACGATCTCCGAGCGCTGGCGGACGCACGGTTTCGAGCTGGACATGGCGGGACTGGTCTACTTGGGTGATCGCAACGAAGCGGCGCCCTACCTAGCCGCCCGCGGTTGGCGGATGAACAGCGTCAGCATCCGGGAGCTGTTCGCGGCCAACGGAATCGACCCGCTCACCGACGACGACGTGCGCATGGGCGAGATGCTCTACACCAGCGGCACCCTGAGCGAGAAATAG
- a CDS encoding class I SAM-dependent methyltransferase, with translation MTTDTGRTEGDSWDLASSVGATATMVAASRALASQGPNPLLDDPFADPLVRAVGLAPFVRILDGEVDFDDDPLLNRKTRAEQMAVRTRFFDDFFVGAAKDGVRQAVILASGLDTRAYRLQWPAGTVVYEIDQPQVIEFKTNTLADLGAAPTAERRTVAIDLREDWPAALRESGFDTTQPTAWSAEGLLPYLPPDAQDRLFDNIASMSAPGSRLATEHVPDPNAFTQERVQRISERWRRAGFNLDAADLFYQGERSVVVDYLTNHGWQVTAHPVRELYARNGFEFPEDEMAAFGNLSYVAAIRK, from the coding sequence ATGACCACTGACACGGGCAGAACCGAGGGCGACAGTTGGGATTTGGCGTCCAGCGTGGGCGCGACGGCCACCATGGTCGCCGCGTCCCGCGCGCTTGCGTCCCAGGGACCGAACCCGCTACTCGACGATCCATTCGCCGACCCCCTGGTCCGCGCGGTGGGTCTGGCCCCCTTCGTTCGCATACTCGACGGGGAAGTCGATTTCGACGATGACCCACTGCTGAACCGCAAGACCCGGGCCGAACAGATGGCCGTACGGACCAGGTTCTTCGATGACTTCTTCGTGGGTGCCGCGAAAGACGGTGTGCGACAGGCGGTTATCCTCGCTTCCGGCCTCGACACCCGGGCCTACCGGTTGCAATGGCCGGCGGGCACGGTGGTCTACGAGATCGACCAGCCGCAGGTCATCGAATTCAAGACGAACACCCTGGCCGATCTCGGCGCCGCTCCGACCGCCGAGCGCCGGACAGTCGCCATCGATCTGCGCGAGGACTGGCCTGCGGCGTTGCGGGAGAGCGGTTTCGACACCACCCAGCCGACCGCGTGGAGCGCCGAGGGGTTGTTACCCTACCTGCCCCCCGATGCCCAGGATCGTTTGTTCGACAACATCGCCTCGATGAGCGCGCCGGGAAGCCGGCTCGCCACCGAGCACGTGCCCGACCCGAACGCATTCACCCAGGAGCGAGTGCAGCGCATCAGCGAGCGATGGCGGCGCGCCGGTTTCAATCTCGACGCCGCGGACCTGTTCTATCAGGGCGAGCGCAGTGTCGTCGTCGATTATTTAACCAATCACGGTTGGCAGGTGACGGCTCATCCCGTCAGGGAACTCTACGCGCGCAACGGCTTCGAGTTTCCGGAGGATGAGATGGCGGCCTTCGGCAACCTGAGTTACGTCGCCGCCATCCGCAAGTAA
- a CDS encoding class I SAM-dependent methyltransferase has protein sequence MSRTHDDEWDLASSVGATATMVAAGRAMATRDPRGLINDPFAEPLVRAVGVDFFTKMMDGDLDLDSIENATPVRIQSMVDGMAVRTRFFDDYFVDATGGGVRQVVILASGLDSRAYRLPWPAGTVVYEIDQPRVIEFKSSTLAGVGAEPTATRRTIPIDLRADWPTALRAAGFDTAAPTAWLAEGLLIYLPPEAQDQLFDNITALSAPGSTIATEFVPGIVDFDSERVREMSGSFREHGVDIDMASLVYTGERTHVIDYLSSIGWQADGVTRTELFARNGIEAPAPEHDDPLGEIIFISAKLAG, from the coding sequence ATGTCACGCACTCACGACGACGAGTGGGATCTGGCGTCCAGCGTCGGCGCGACCGCGACCATGGTCGCGGCCGGGCGCGCGATGGCGACCAGGGATCCCCGCGGTTTGATCAACGATCCGTTCGCCGAGCCGCTGGTGCGCGCGGTCGGGGTGGATTTCTTCACCAAGATGATGGACGGCGACCTCGATCTGGACTCCATCGAGAACGCCACCCCGGTGCGTATCCAGTCGATGGTCGACGGAATGGCGGTGCGCACCAGATTCTTTGACGATTACTTCGTCGACGCGACCGGTGGCGGGGTGCGCCAGGTGGTGATCCTGGCGTCCGGGCTGGACTCGCGCGCCTACCGGTTGCCCTGGCCGGCCGGCACCGTGGTCTACGAGATCGACCAGCCGCGGGTGATCGAGTTCAAGAGCAGCACCCTGGCCGGCGTCGGCGCCGAGCCGACCGCGACTCGGCGCACCATTCCCATCGATCTGCGCGCGGACTGGCCCACCGCGCTCAGGGCTGCGGGATTCGATACCGCGGCGCCGACGGCCTGGCTGGCCGAGGGCCTGCTGATCTACCTGCCGCCGGAGGCCCAGGATCAGCTCTTCGACAACATCACCGCGCTCAGTGCGCCCGGCAGCACCATCGCCACCGAATTCGTGCCCGGCATAGTGGATTTCGATTCCGAACGGGTCCGCGAGATGTCCGGTTCATTCCGGGAGCACGGCGTCGACATCGACATGGCGTCGCTGGTCTACACCGGCGAACGCACGCATGTCATCGACTATCTGTCCAGCATCGGGTGGCAGGCCGATGGCGTGACGCGAACGGAACTCTTCGCGCGCAACGGCATCGAGGCGCCGGCCCCCGAGCACGACGACCCGCTCGGCGAGATCATCTTCATCAGCGCCAAGCTGGCGGGCTAG
- the sppA gene encoding signal peptide peptidase SppA produces the protein MFAFLPSIPGVDEVRTLAGRVDTARHRGVPNGCVLELDLRSIPPETTGFDPLALISGGRPVALRDMVAAIYRAAEDPRVAGLIARVQLTASPAAAVQELREAIAAFTAAKPSLAWAETYPGTLSYCLASAFGEVWMQPAGSVGLIGFASNETFLRDAFDKAGIEAQFVARGEYKSAANRFTEHGFTEAHREAVTRMLESVQEQVWAAVAESRKLDAGVLDALADRAPLLREEAVSAGLVDRIGFRDEAYDRMAEMVGVQDVSEESAPPRLYLSRYAGAARSSRLTPPVPSVPGRRPKPTVAVINVDGTIVDGRGGPQFLPFGASTVGSDTIAPALREAAANESVSAIVLRVNSPGGSVTASETLWREVKRARKRGKPVVASMGAVAASGGYYIAAAADAIVASPATITGSIGVLTGKLVIRDLLERLGVGLDTVRTNANADAWSIETPFTPEQRARREAEADLVYADFLERVADGRNLTTEAVDRVARGRIWTGADARERGLVDELGGFRTALRRAKILAGLDEDTAVRVVTYPGGSLLDMLRPRASSQPAAASVPDALGALLGRTIGAILDNAERSYSGASALWLGSWRL, from the coding sequence ATGTTCGCTTTCCTGCCTTCGATCCCCGGCGTCGACGAGGTTCGGACCCTGGCCGGGCGGGTCGATACCGCCCGCCATCGCGGCGTGCCCAACGGTTGTGTGCTCGAGCTGGACCTGCGTTCGATCCCGCCGGAGACGACGGGCTTCGACCCGCTGGCCCTCATCAGCGGGGGCCGGCCGGTAGCGCTGCGCGACATGGTGGCCGCCATCTACCGGGCGGCCGAGGATCCGCGGGTGGCCGGGCTGATCGCGCGGGTACAACTCACCGCGTCGCCGGCGGCCGCGGTGCAGGAGCTGCGCGAGGCCATCGCCGCCTTCACCGCCGCCAAGCCGTCCCTGGCCTGGGCCGAGACCTACCCGGGCACGTTGTCGTACTGCCTGGCTTCGGCGTTCGGCGAGGTCTGGATGCAGCCTGCCGGAAGCGTCGGGCTGATCGGCTTCGCCAGCAACGAGACCTTCCTGCGCGACGCGTTCGACAAAGCCGGGATCGAAGCGCAATTCGTCGCGCGCGGCGAATACAAGTCGGCCGCGAACCGTTTCACCGAGCACGGCTTCACCGAGGCCCACCGCGAGGCCGTCACCCGGATGTTGGAGAGCGTGCAGGAGCAGGTGTGGGCAGCGGTCGCGGAATCGCGCAAGCTCGATGCCGGCGTGCTCGACGCGCTCGCCGACCGCGCCCCGCTGCTGCGCGAGGAGGCCGTGTCCGCGGGCCTGGTCGACCGGATCGGCTTCCGGGACGAGGCCTACGACCGGATGGCGGAAATGGTTGGGGTGCAAGATGTTTCCGAGGAGAGCGCACCACCGAGGTTGTATCTGTCGCGCTACGCAGGTGCGGCCCGATCTTCCCGGCTGACCCCGCCGGTGCCCTCGGTTCCCGGGCGGCGCCCCAAGCCGACGGTGGCCGTCATCAACGTCGACGGCACGATCGTCGACGGGCGTGGCGGGCCCCAGTTCCTGCCGTTCGGCGCCTCCACCGTCGGAAGCGACACCATCGCCCCGGCGCTGCGGGAGGCCGCCGCCAACGAGTCGGTGTCCGCGATCGTGCTGCGGGTGAACAGCCCCGGGGGCTCGGTGACCGCATCGGAAACCCTGTGGCGCGAGGTGAAAAGGGCTCGCAAACGCGGCAAGCCGGTAGTGGCGTCGATGGGTGCAGTCGCCGCCTCCGGCGGCTACTACATCGCGGCGGCCGCCGACGCGATCGTGGCCAGCCCCGCGACCATCACCGGTTCGATCGGCGTGCTCACCGGCAAGCTGGTGATCCGGGATCTCTTGGAGCGCCTGGGCGTCGGGCTGGACACCGTGCGCACCAACGCCAACGCCGACGCGTGGTCGATCGAGACTCCGTTCACCCCGGAGCAGCGCGCCCGCCGGGAAGCCGAGGCCGACCTGGTGTACGCCGACTTCCTCGAGCGGGTCGCCGACGGCCGCAACCTGACCACCGAAGCCGTCGACCGGGTCGCCCGGGGCCGCATCTGGACCGGTGCCGACGCCCGCGAGCGGGGCTTGGTCGACGAACTGGGCGGCTTCCGAACCGCGCTGCGCCGGGCGAAAATCCTTGCCGGACTTGACGAGGACACCGCCGTGCGCGTCGTCACCTACCCGGGCGGCTCGCTGCTGGACATGCTCCGGCCGCGGGCCTCCTCGCAACCGGCCGCCGCGTCGGTGCCCGACGCGCTGGGCGCGCTGCTGGGCCGCACCATCGGCGCCATCCTGGACAACGCCGAACGGTCGTACAGCGGGGCCAGCGCGTTGTGGCTGGGCTCCTGGCGGCTGTAG
- a CDS encoding LLM class flavin-dependent oxidoreductase — MRFSIAIPQFDYDGFDGAGLRAFLARAEELGFEGGWLLEQIIGPAPLLAPLELLAYCAACTERLRLGVGVLVTSLHDPLQLASAATAVDRLSHGRLDIGVAPGGGRRKFAAFGVDKDTFISYFSEGLELMKAAWSDEPRVTFHGRFRDVDDLPIQPKPVQRPHPPIWFGGLAPKALARAVRHGDSFLGAGSSTTEAFAGAVNVVRRELDEQHKDPAGFTIGKRVYLMVDDDAAQARERVLAGLDRIYGRMPGVQDVPVYGTPDDVVRGLREVIDAGAQMVLLNPVGTDARENREQMERLAAEVIPQLS; from the coding sequence GTGAGGTTCTCCATCGCGATCCCGCAGTTCGACTACGACGGTTTCGACGGGGCGGGGCTGCGCGCTTTCCTCGCGCGCGCCGAGGAGCTCGGGTTCGAGGGCGGCTGGCTGCTCGAACAGATCATCGGGCCCGCACCGTTGCTGGCGCCGCTGGAACTGCTGGCGTATTGCGCCGCCTGCACCGAGCGGCTGCGCCTGGGCGTCGGCGTCCTGGTGACGTCGCTGCACGACCCGTTGCAGTTGGCCTCGGCCGCCACCGCCGTCGACCGACTCAGCCACGGCCGGCTGGACATCGGTGTCGCCCCCGGTGGCGGTAGGCGGAAGTTCGCCGCCTTCGGCGTCGACAAGGACACCTTCATCTCGTATTTCAGCGAGGGGCTGGAGCTGATGAAGGCCGCGTGGTCCGACGAGCCGAGGGTGACGTTTCACGGCCGGTTCCGCGACGTCGACGACCTGCCCATCCAACCCAAGCCGGTGCAGCGACCGCACCCGCCGATCTGGTTCGGCGGCCTCGCGCCCAAGGCGCTGGCCCGCGCGGTGCGGCACGGCGACTCATTCCTGGGCGCCGGCTCGTCGACCACCGAAGCGTTCGCCGGCGCCGTGAACGTCGTGCGCCGCGAGCTCGACGAGCAACACAAGGACCCCGCCGGCTTCACCATCGGCAAACGCGTCTATTTGATGGTCGACGACGACGCCGCCCAGGCACGGGAACGTGTGCTCGCCGGGCTGGACCGCATCTACGGGCGGATGCCCGGCGTGCAGGACGTGCCGGTCTACGGCACACCCGACGACGTGGTGCGCGGGCTGCGTGAGGTCATCGACGCCGGGGCGCAGATGGTGCTGCTGAACCCCGTCGGCACCGATGCCCGCGAGAACCGTGAGCAGATGGAACGCCTTGCCGCAGAAGTGATTCCGCAGCTGAGCTAG